A section of the Chryseobacterium ginsenosidimutans genome encodes:
- a CDS encoding phosphatidylserine decarboxylase family protein, producing the protein MKLHRESKGTITVATILFIVVAVLAIYFLKMWSLLIILPLLVIYSLVFWFFRVPNRDILDHRENVIAPVDGKVVMIKEVDEDEFIKGKAIQVSIFMSPLNVHICRYPVSGKVIYKKYHPGKYLVAWHEKSSTENERTTIAVESLTNHKVVFRQIAGYVARRIVFYCNEGDDAKAGHEFGFIKFGSRMDVFLPLDTEIVCKIGDITKGGIDVIARMKD; encoded by the coding sequence ATGAAACTACACAGAGAATCGAAAGGAACAATTACCGTAGCAACCATTCTTTTTATAGTGGTGGCTGTTTTAGCTATTTATTTCCTTAAAATGTGGTCACTGTTGATCATTTTACCATTGTTGGTAATTTACAGCTTAGTATTTTGGTTCTTCCGGGTTCCGAATCGTGATATTTTGGATCACAGAGAAAATGTTATCGCTCCGGTAGACGGAAAAGTGGTCATGATAAAAGAAGTGGATGAAGATGAATTTATTAAAGGAAAAGCCATTCAGGTTTCTATTTTTATGTCTCCTTTAAATGTTCATATTTGTAGATATCCGGTTTCCGGAAAAGTGATTTACAAAAAATATCATCCCGGAAAATATTTAGTTGCCTGGCACGAAAAATCATCTACAGAAAACGAAAGAACAACCATTGCAGTTGAGAGTTTGACAAATCATAAAGTCGTATTCAGACAGATTGCAGGGTATGTAGCGAGAAGAATTGTTTTCTATTGTAATGAAGGTGATGATGCAAAAGCAGGACATGAGTTTGGATTCATCAAATTCGGTTCAAGAATGGACGTTTTTCTTCCTTTGGACACGGAAATCGTTTGCAAAATCGGAGACATTACAAAAGGTGGTATTGATGTGATTGCGAGAATGAAAGATTAA
- a CDS encoding T9SS type A sorting domain-containing protein: protein MKTIKILLLFLISFIYTGVPAQGENDNWYFGNKAAVNFSTSTPTALNNSQMLADEACGTASDASGNLLFYTNSQTIWNRQHQAMQNGTGLLGNPSSQQLIIVKNPANTNQYFVFITGEGTNPVSSINRISYSIVDMSLGPIVNGQPLGAVLQNFKNIPITDNLGNNFGSEAITAVAGSTANTYWLLIPNGNNLYSYQINNLGFSNGNPVVSNLNFPVNLGFRRFYSIKASPKLNNPNFSNFICISHWVDTSTGISNPQTINRIVSFNSTTGAINNSYSLNVNSIMAYLPEFNQNGSVLFLGNKSIYAIDLQNSTTGSVNSLQIYNDPQANAYISLQRNKNGNIYITRLNSNFLGVINNPNNYGSGMSVTMNSINLGAGYNVYGLPQLIPLNGEPTGDYYPCIDNLDLFSESNLSFFYQIGNTITAQTKYVLGPRHTITMQAGNSVRLLPGTEIQKGANYHAYIAPCRAGSVSKEFTQNKNQTGMILDLDKKIQNENLITKDIEISPNPASTYINIDSGNEKITSWELFDISGRNILKGTSTQVNVQNLPKTNYILKINTSNKQVTKKVIVK, encoded by the coding sequence ATGAAAACAATAAAAATATTATTACTCTTTCTCATAAGTTTCATATATACAGGGGTACCAGCACAAGGAGAAAATGATAATTGGTACTTTGGAAACAAAGCTGCTGTAAATTTTTCCACGTCCACTCCCACTGCTTTGAATAATAGTCAAATGTTAGCAGATGAAGCCTGCGGAACAGCGAGTGACGCAAGTGGTAATTTACTTTTCTATACTAATTCCCAGACAATTTGGAATCGTCAGCATCAAGCGATGCAAAATGGCACAGGCCTTTTAGGAAACCCTTCAAGTCAACAGCTTATTATAGTTAAAAATCCAGCTAATACTAATCAATATTTTGTTTTTATTACAGGCGAAGGAACTAATCCTGTCAGCTCAATTAATAGAATTTCATATTCTATTGTTGACATGTCACTTGGACCAATAGTAAATGGACAACCACTTGGAGCTGTTTTACAAAATTTTAAAAATATACCGATTACAGACAATTTGGGGAATAATTTTGGCTCAGAAGCCATTACTGCTGTTGCCGGTTCTACAGCCAATACATATTGGCTACTTATTCCAAATGGAAATAATCTTTACAGCTATCAAATTAATAACCTTGGATTTTCTAATGGAAATCCTGTTGTTAGTAATCTTAACTTTCCAGTTAATTTAGGTTTCAGAAGGTTTTATAGTATTAAAGCATCACCAAAATTGAATAATCCAAACTTTTCAAATTTTATTTGCATATCACACTGGGTAGACACAAGCACAGGTATTAGTAATCCTCAAACTATTAATAGGATTGTATCTTTTAATTCTACTACAGGAGCGATAAATAATTCCTATTCTCTTAATGTAAATTCAATTATGGCTTACCTTCCAGAATTTAACCAAAATGGTTCAGTCTTATTTTTAGGTAATAAATCAATATATGCAATTGATTTACAAAATTCCACAACTGGTAGTGTTAATTCTTTACAGATTTACAACGATCCACAAGCAAACGCATATATTAGCCTTCAGCGAAATAAAAATGGTAACATCTATATAACCAGGCTAAATAGTAATTTTTTAGGAGTTATAAATAATCCTAATAATTATGGATCAGGCATGAGTGTTACAATGAACTCAATAAATCTCGGTGCAGGGTATAACGTATATGGATTACCACAACTAATTCCTTTAAATGGAGAACCAACAGGAGATTATTATCCTTGTATTGATAATTTAGATCTCTTTTCTGAAAGTAATCTTTCTTTCTTTTATCAAATTGGAAATACAATAACAGCTCAGACCAAATACGTTTTAGGACCTAGACATACTATTACGATGCAAGCAGGAAATAGCGTTCGTCTTTTGCCTGGGACAGAGATTCAGAAAGGAGCAAATTATCATGCTTATATAGCACCATGCAGAGCAGGAAGTGTCTCCAAAGAGTTTACTCAAAACAAGAATCAAACAGGAATGATTTTAGATCTGGATAAAAAAATACAAAATGAAAATTTAATAACAAAAGATATTGAAATATCCCCAAATCCAGCGTCTACATACATTAATATAGATTCAGGAAACGAGAAAATTACTTCTTGGGAATTATTTGACATTTCAGGAAGAAACATCTTAAAAGGAACTTCTACTCAAGTAAATGTTCAGAATTTACCTAAGACTAATTATATCTTAAAAATAAACACATCAAACAAGCAAGTTACCAAAAAAGTTATCGTAAAATAA
- a CDS encoding DUF1801 domain-containing protein, producing MNPIQEYFYRIEEPDRSTLLFLRKKILESDPENITETLSFGLPFFKYRKKMLCYLYYSKKYKKHYVSFYHGDRLDYPQLLQEGRKKFKILLIDMEKDLPVEFILRLINELKQYIK from the coding sequence ATGAATCCAATACAAGAGTATTTCTACAGAATTGAAGAACCTGATAGAAGTACTCTTCTTTTTTTGCGCAAAAAGATCCTTGAATCTGACCCCGAAAATATTACCGAAACCTTGAGTTTTGGACTTCCCTTTTTTAAGTATAGAAAGAAAATGCTTTGTTATTTATATTACAGCAAAAAATATAAAAAGCATTACGTAAGCTTTTATCATGGCGACAGATTAGATTATCCTCAATTGCTTCAGGAAGGCAGAAAGAAGTTTAAAATCCTTTTAATTGATATGGAAAAGGATTTGCCTGTGGAGTTTATTTTGAGATTAATTAACGAACTAAAACAATATATAAAATAA
- a CDS encoding DUF4293 family protein: MLQRIQTIWTFLAVLAAVFLFVTGQDVIISDSIPVINIGCILLVLVGLLSVFSFKNRKRQILLNNISIIINALLIGVLIYWLLKLSGGIQFPEKGIEPIFPLIAIICLFISNIYIKKDERLVKSVDRLR, from the coding sequence ATGCTACAAAGAATACAGACTATATGGACTTTTTTAGCAGTTTTAGCTGCTGTGTTTCTGTTCGTTACAGGGCAAGATGTTATCATTTCTGATAGCATTCCTGTGATAAATATCGGTTGTATATTACTTGTTCTGGTTGGATTACTGAGTGTATTCAGCTTTAAAAACAGAAAAAGACAAATTTTGCTGAATAATATCAGCATCATTATAAACGCTTTGTTGATTGGTGTATTGATATACTGGTTACTAAAATTATCCGGAGGAATTCAGTTTCCTGAGAAGGGTATTGAGCCAATTTTCCCATTGATTGCGATAATCTGTTTGTTTATATCAAACATTTATATCAAGAAAGATGAGAGGCTCGTAAAATCTGTAGACAGACTTCGATAA
- a CDS encoding M28 family peptidase yields MKKLTYLTFSLFSIFTFAQEVSKERIQTVLSTLASDEMKGREIGTKENENAANYIGKLFKENNLEYCTGNSYLVPFDYKGKTVYNVCGIKKGKTSQYLGFSGHFDHIGTSNNAKDNIYNGADDDASGITTLVGIADYFKNKTPDFSMVFMAFNGEEKGMLGSRAISKDKNLDEIYNNLTTLFNFEMVATESAFGKNALFMTGDEVSDLDELFNKNAANGLKIHPDPYSSEQLFYRSDNVSFVKKKIIAHSFSTVDMTKATHYHNESDDVNVVDFDNMTEIINNFGKTLEKLTPKNFTPKYNDKVRF; encoded by the coding sequence ATGAAAAAACTAACCTATCTTACCTTCTCTCTTTTTTCGATATTTACTTTTGCACAAGAAGTATCTAAAGAAAGAATCCAGACTGTACTTTCAACCTTGGCATCAGACGAAATGAAAGGCCGGGAAATCGGAACTAAGGAAAATGAAAACGCAGCAAATTATATTGGGAAACTTTTTAAAGAAAACAATTTGGAATACTGTACAGGAAATTCTTATCTGGTTCCATTTGATTATAAAGGAAAAACAGTTTACAACGTTTGTGGTATTAAGAAAGGGAAAACATCTCAATATTTAGGTTTTTCAGGGCATTTCGATCACATTGGAACAAGCAATAATGCAAAAGACAATATCTACAACGGAGCAGATGATGATGCAAGCGGAATCACAACTTTGGTAGGAATTGCAGATTATTTTAAAAATAAAACTCCTGATTTCTCAATGGTATTCATGGCATTTAATGGTGAAGAAAAAGGAATGCTTGGATCAAGAGCCATCTCGAAGGATAAAAACCTAGATGAGATTTACAATAATCTCACCACACTTTTCAATTTTGAAATGGTGGCAACAGAATCTGCATTTGGGAAAAATGCATTATTCATGACGGGTGACGAGGTTTCAGATTTGGATGAATTATTCAATAAAAATGCAGCAAACGGTTTAAAAATACATCCCGATCCTTATTCTTCTGAACAATTATTTTACAGATCCGATAATGTAAGTTTTGTGAAAAAGAAAATTATCGCTCACTCATTTTCAACTGTTGATATGACGAAAGCTACTCATTATCACAATGAAAGTGATGACGTGAATGTTGTTGATTTTGATAACATGACCGAGATTATCAATAATTTCGGAAAGACTCTGGAAAAACTGACTCCGAAGAACTTTACTCCGAAATATAATGATAAAGTGAGATTTTAA
- a CDS encoding LUD domain-containing protein, with translation MNLFKKIVSKLTNQPEEDEKQSLEKLGDSLKNADLDYKFAQLFTHSGGFFNYCADEAEALQTLNQIIKIEGINNLFCWDKDLQNFLNVVRAPYSSELQSGNDASFITCEYLIAYDGRIMLSHNNILHYHSSRLPNKIIIMANVSQIVNNLNDAMGKIKRNGNIKNLTSISGGQSKLDTSSNTNTKLFLLLLED, from the coding sequence TTGAATTTATTCAAGAAGATTGTAAGCAAACTTACCAACCAGCCTGAAGAAGACGAAAAACAGAGTCTGGAAAAATTAGGAGATTCGCTGAAAAATGCAGATCTCGACTATAAATTTGCCCAGTTGTTTACGCATTCAGGAGGTTTTTTCAATTATTGTGCAGATGAGGCAGAAGCTTTGCAGACTTTAAACCAGATCATCAAAATAGAAGGGATTAACAATCTTTTTTGCTGGGACAAAGATCTTCAGAACTTTCTGAATGTTGTGAGAGCTCCTTACTCTTCCGAGTTACAAAGTGGCAATGATGCAAGTTTTATTACTTGTGAATATCTGATTGCTTATGACGGAAGAATCATGCTTTCTCATAATAATATCCTTCATTACCATTCTTCAAGACTGCCAAACAAAATCATTATCATGGCAAACGTTTCCCAAATCGTGAATAATCTGAATGATGCGATGGGGAAAATAAAAAGAAACGGGAATATCAAAAATCTTACTTCTATTAGTGGAGGTCAGTCAAAACTTGATACCTCTTCAAATACCAATACAAAACTGTTTTTACTGCTGCTTGAAGATTAA
- a CDS encoding superoxide dismutase, whose product MSFELPKLGYAYDALEPTIDARTMEIHHTKHHQAYIDNLNNAIKGTDLEGKTIEEICQTGTDKPAVRNNGGGHFNHSLFWEILTPGGSNEPVGNVKAAIETYGGLEKFKTDFSDVAKTRFGSGWAWLVKNADGSVSVSSTPNQDNPLMPVADVKGTPVLGLDVWEHAYYLNYQNRRPDYVAAFFSVVNWDKVEELFNK is encoded by the coding sequence ATGTCATTTGAATTACCAAAATTAGGATATGCTTACGATGCATTGGAGCCGACTATTGATGCAAGAACAATGGAAATCCACCATACAAAGCACCATCAGGCATATATCGACAATTTAAATAATGCAATCAAAGGAACTGATCTGGAAGGAAAAACGATAGAAGAAATTTGCCAGACTGGAACTGATAAGCCCGCTGTAAGAAACAATGGAGGAGGTCATTTTAACCACTCTTTGTTCTGGGAAATTTTAACTCCAGGTGGAAGCAATGAGCCTGTAGGAAACGTAAAAGCTGCAATTGAAACGTATGGTGGTCTTGAAAAATTCAAAACTGATTTTTCTGATGTTGCTAAAACAAGATTCGGTTCAGGGTGGGCTTGGCTTGTAAAAAATGCTGATGGTTCTGTATCTGTTTCTTCAACTCCAAACCAAGATAACCCATTAATGCCTGTTGCAGATGTTAAAGGAACTCCGGTTTTAGGACTAGATGTTTGGGAACATGCTTATTATTTAAACTACCAAAACAGAAGACCTGACTATGTTGCAGCGTTTTTCTCTGTTGTAAACTGGGATAAAGTAGAGGAGTTGTTTAATAAATAA
- a CDS encoding ABC transporter ATP-binding protein, which translates to MNQYLKILKFARPHRKYIYGSLFFNILYSVFQIASLGTILPVLGMLFGTIKPEKYESVPVYSGEITDFFQYLKEYSNYYVQNLVTEHGALNVLAWLCVITAFMFLLRNLFRYLGSFLLINYRVGVTKDLRGAMYNKILSLPVSFFTERRKGDLMSRMSNDVGEVEGNILGSLIELINAPFMLISTLVTLFFLSPEMTLFSLLVLPVMGTMIALVGKSLKKDSHEAQHEMGTIFSIVDETLKSSKVIKIFNAEKIMGNRFTQSMQKWINSSISLGRKKELASPMSEFLGSITFLIIAWYGGKQIIVEQSISPADFLVFLGMFFQILPPAKSLSTSISNVQKGEASLERVLEILDADVKIDEVANPVEISTLNSQIEFNNIGFYYDKDHTILKNFSLIIPKGKTVALVGQSGSGKTTIANLLARFYDVSEGAILIDGTDVKNLKLKEYRQLLGMVTQESVLFNDTVYNNILMGKPDATREEVIAAAKIANADDFITRLPEGYDSNIGDDGGKLSGGQKQRVSIARAVLKNPPIMILDEATSALDTESERFVQDALEKMMENRTSLVIAHRLSTIQKADWIVVMEKGDIVEQGTHHELIAKKGMYNKLVELQNFD; encoded by the coding sequence ATGAACCAATATCTTAAAATACTAAAGTTCGCAAGACCACACAGAAAATATATTTACGGAAGTTTATTCTTCAACATTCTGTATTCTGTATTTCAAATTGCTTCCCTGGGGACAATTTTACCGGTTTTAGGAATGCTTTTCGGAACTATTAAGCCTGAAAAATATGAGTCTGTACCAGTTTACTCCGGAGAGATCACAGATTTTTTCCAATACCTTAAAGAATATTCCAATTATTATGTTCAGAATTTAGTAACAGAACATGGGGCACTTAATGTATTAGCATGGCTGTGTGTAATCACTGCTTTTATGTTTTTACTGAGAAACCTTTTCAGATATTTAGGATCTTTTTTATTGATCAATTATCGTGTAGGAGTTACGAAAGACCTTCGTGGCGCGATGTATAACAAAATACTTTCATTACCGGTGTCATTTTTCACAGAACGCAGAAAGGGTGACCTTATGTCTCGTATGTCAAATGATGTGGGTGAGGTTGAAGGCAATATTTTAGGAAGTTTAATAGAATTAATCAATGCTCCGTTTATGCTGATCAGCACATTGGTTACTTTGTTTTTTTTAAGTCCGGAAATGACACTTTTTTCCCTGCTAGTATTACCTGTAATGGGAACAATGATCGCATTGGTAGGAAAAAGCCTGAAGAAAGATTCTCATGAAGCTCAACACGAAATGGGAACTATATTTTCTATTGTAGATGAAACATTGAAGTCGTCAAAAGTCATTAAGATCTTTAATGCCGAAAAAATAATGGGCAACAGATTCACGCAATCTATGCAAAAATGGATCAACAGCTCGATAAGCTTAGGAAGAAAAAAAGAATTGGCGTCACCGATGAGCGAATTTCTAGGATCGATTACTTTTTTGATAATTGCATGGTACGGTGGAAAACAGATTATCGTAGAACAATCAATTTCTCCTGCAGATTTCTTGGTTTTTTTAGGAATGTTCTTCCAGATCTTACCTCCGGCAAAGAGTTTATCAACTTCAATCTCTAATGTTCAGAAAGGGGAAGCATCTCTTGAGAGAGTGTTGGAAATCCTTGATGCTGATGTAAAAATTGACGAAGTCGCAAATCCTGTTGAAATTTCAACACTTAACAGTCAAATTGAATTTAATAATATTGGTTTTTATTATGATAAAGACCACACCATACTTAAGAATTTCTCATTAATCATTCCGAAAGGTAAAACTGTTGCGCTTGTTGGACAAAGCGGAAGCGGAAAAACTACAATTGCCAACCTTTTGGCAAGATTTTATGATGTTTCAGAAGGCGCGATTCTCATTGACGGAACTGACGTTAAAAATTTAAAACTAAAAGAATACCGTCAGCTTCTCGGAATGGTAACTCAGGAATCCGTTTTATTTAATGATACGGTGTACAACAACATTTTGATGGGCAAACCTGATGCGACTAGAGAAGAGGTGATCGCTGCGGCTAAAATTGCTAATGCAGATGACTTTATCACTCGTCTTCCCGAAGGTTATGATTCTAATATCGGAGATGATGGAGGAAAGCTTTCCGGAGGGCAGAAACAGAGAGTTTCTATTGCCAGAGCAGTATTGAAAAATCCACCTATCATGATTTTGGATGAAGCAACTTCTGCATTAGATACAGAATCCGAAAGATTTGTTCAGGACGCCTTGGAAAAAATGATGGAAAACAGAACGTCTTTAGTAATTGCTCACCGACTTTCTACCATCCAAAAAGCAGACTGGATCGTAGTTATGGAGAAAGGTGACATTGTAGAACAGGGAACACACCACGAACTTATCGCGAAAAAAGGAATGTACAACAAACTTGTTGAGCTACAGAATTTCGATTAA
- a CDS encoding phosphatidate cytidylyltransferase, with amino-acid sequence MDKNLIQRTLSGIVYVAVIILCTTPLGAQLINSISPDLVKQEYLYYGLITLLLGVGSWECFKIMKFGNGYERFVVFPLAIFIFYIFSKRYFHFDFFFNFRISEILALVLIIIAIITLFKYPNELYFDSGKLIFTVIYVALPFSFALGLPKFSSYDNSFSLEVLFLFILIWSSDTFAYLTGKFFGKHKMAPKISPKKTWEGYIGGVVLTLILSYFIEQYHSDLRGNWMIVGFLVAAFAPVGDLVESQLKRNFGVKDSGNIIPGHGGVLDRLDSFLICVPVVYLYFILEKFI; translated from the coding sequence TTGGACAAAAATCTCATTCAAAGAACCCTATCAGGAATTGTTTACGTTGCCGTCATCATTCTTTGTACAACTCCGCTTGGTGCACAGCTAATCAACAGTATTTCTCCTGATCTTGTAAAGCAGGAATATTTATACTACGGTTTAATCACACTTTTGCTGGGGGTCGGTTCTTGGGAATGTTTTAAAATAATGAAATTCGGAAACGGTTACGAAAGGTTTGTGGTGTTTCCTTTAGCTATTTTTATCTTTTATATTTTCTCTAAGAGATATTTTCATTTTGATTTCTTTTTTAATTTTAGAATAAGTGAAATTCTGGCTTTGGTATTAATTATCATTGCTATAATCACTTTGTTTAAATATCCGAACGAATTGTATTTCGACAGCGGAAAACTGATTTTCACGGTTATTTATGTGGCTTTACCCTTCAGTTTTGCATTAGGCTTACCTAAGTTTTCAAGTTATGACAACTCATTTTCTTTGGAGGTTCTTTTCCTGTTTATTTTAATATGGAGTAGTGATACTTTTGCTTATTTAACAGGGAAATTCTTCGGAAAACATAAAATGGCTCCCAAAATTTCCCCTAAAAAAACTTGGGAAGGATATATTGGCGGCGTGGTTTTAACATTAATTTTATCTTATTTCATCGAGCAATATCATTCTGACCTTCGCGGGAACTGGATGATTGTCGGGTTTTTAGTAGCTGCATTTGCTCCGGTAGGAGATTTAGTGGAAAGCCAGCTTAAAAGAAATTTTGGAGTAAAAGACAGCGGAAACATCATTCCGGGGCATGGTGGAGTATTAGATAGGCTTGATAGTTTTTTAATCTGCGTTCCTGTCGTATATTTGTACTTTATTTTAGAAAAATTTATTTAA
- the rho gene encoding transcription termination factor Rho yields MFNIETLRSKSVTELTKILKDLGVKVARNSTENDKIFAVLDFQASNPKVAKDYFNTTETSMITEEVQAAKQVKAPAKKAAPKKPAAKPKTEVKAQEETTQKPEEKTEVNVEKPISEEQKPEEIKTAPITATERTNVPPQQTKQKRKRVLPTNTGNTEQPLQERTEAPKNTESQESAPAEDKPNNPQQQPQSRPQKQNHPQNSGNQHRNPNQNQNPNQNQNSNQNSNPNQNQNRQQQQQHSDRQEEHHEQKKEFSFDGMVSIEGVLEILPDNYGFLRSSDFSYISSPDDVYVSTAQIRNYSLKTGDTVRGIVRLPKEGEKYFSLLKPIEVNGRDLAFIKDRVAFEYLTPLFPEEKFNLSGSNSTMATRIVDLIAPIGKGQRAMIVAQPKTGKTMLLKDIANSIAANHPEVYMMVLLIDERPEEVTDMERSVNAEVIASTFDEAADKHVKVANLVLAKAQRMVECGHDVVILLDSITRLARAYNTVTPASGKVLSGGVDANALHKPKRFFGAARKIEGGGSLTIIATALIDTGSKMDEVIFEEFKGTGNMELQLDRKIANRRIYPAIDLVSSSTRRDDLLLDEVTSQRMWILRKYLSEMNPIEAMEFVNKNIKGTRNNEEFLMSMNK; encoded by the coding sequence ATGTTTAACATTGAAACGTTAAGGTCAAAATCCGTAACGGAGCTGACTAAAATCTTAAAGGATTTGGGCGTTAAAGTTGCAAGAAACAGCACTGAAAATGACAAAATCTTTGCAGTTCTCGACTTTCAGGCTTCAAATCCCAAAGTGGCAAAAGATTATTTCAACACCACAGAAACCAGCATGATTACTGAAGAAGTACAAGCAGCAAAGCAGGTAAAAGCTCCTGCTAAAAAGGCTGCTCCGAAAAAGCCTGCGGCTAAGCCGAAAACAGAAGTAAAAGCTCAAGAAGAAACGACACAGAAACCTGAAGAAAAGACAGAAGTAAATGTGGAAAAGCCAATTTCTGAAGAACAAAAACCGGAAGAAATAAAAACAGCACCAATAACGGCTACAGAACGAACAAACGTACCTCCACAACAAACTAAACAGAAGAGGAAAAGAGTTTTGCCGACAAATACCGGAAATACAGAACAACCTCTTCAGGAGAGAACAGAAGCTCCTAAAAACACAGAATCTCAGGAATCTGCTCCGGCAGAAGACAAGCCTAACAACCCTCAACAACAACCTCAGTCTAGGCCTCAAAAGCAAAATCATCCACAGAACAGTGGAAACCAACATAGGAATCCCAATCAAAACCAGAATCCTAACCAGAATCAAAATTCTAACCAGAATTCTAATCCTAATCAAAATCAGAACAGGCAGCAACAACAGCAGCATTCTGACAGACAGGAGGAACACCACGAACAGAAAAAAGAGTTCAGTTTCGACGGAATGGTAAGTATTGAAGGTGTTTTGGAAATTCTTCCTGACAACTACGGATTTTTACGTTCATCAGATTTCAGTTATATTTCTTCACCGGATGATGTGTACGTTTCTACGGCTCAGATCAGAAATTACAGCTTAAAAACAGGAGATACGGTAAGAGGAATTGTAAGGCTTCCAAAAGAGGGAGAAAAATATTTTTCTTTATTAAAACCTATTGAAGTTAACGGACGTGATCTTGCATTTATCAAAGATCGTGTTGCTTTTGAATATCTTACGCCATTATTCCCGGAAGAGAAATTTAATTTATCAGGAAGTAATTCTACAATGGCAACAAGAATTGTAGATTTAATTGCACCGATAGGAAAAGGGCAGAGAGCTATGATTGTTGCTCAGCCAAAAACGGGTAAAACGATGTTGCTGAAAGATATCGCTAATTCTATTGCAGCTAATCATCCTGAAGTTTATATGATGGTTCTTTTGATCGACGAACGTCCTGAAGAAGTTACCGATATGGAAAGAAGTGTGAATGCAGAAGTTATCGCTTCTACATTTGATGAAGCGGCAGATAAACACGTGAAAGTTGCCAACCTTGTTTTAGCAAAAGCTCAGAGAATGGTTGAATGTGGGCACGATGTTGTTATTCTTTTAGACTCAATTACAAGATTGGCAAGAGCTTACAATACGGTAACTCCGGCTTCTGGTAAAGTTCTTTCAGGTGGTGTAGATGCAAATGCTCTTCACAAGCCGAAAAGATTCTTTGGAGCCGCGAGAAAAATTGAAGGAGGAGGTTCTTTAACGATTATTGCAACGGCTCTTATTGATACGGGTTCTAAAATGGACGAAGTTATTTTTGAAGAATTCAAAGGAACGGGTAACATGGAACTTCAGTTGGACAGAAAAATTGCCAACAGAAGAATTTATCCTGCCATTGATCTTGTTTCTTCAAGTACAAGGAGAGATGATTTGCTTCTTGATGAGGTTACCTCACAGAGAATGTGGATTTTAAGAAAGTATCTTTCTGAAATGAATCCTATAGAAGCAATGGAATTTGTAAATAAAAACATTAAAGGAACTCGTAATAACGAAGAATTCCTAATGTCTATGAATAAATAA